One window of the Gambusia affinis linkage group LG01, SWU_Gaff_1.0, whole genome shotgun sequence genome contains the following:
- the edem2 gene encoding ER degradation-enhancing alpha-mannosidase-like protein 2, translating into MRAPVCAALLLLCALSDAAARQFSEEQMAAVRQRIKSMFYHAYDSYLSNAFPYDELRPLTCDGQDTWGSFSLTLIDALDTLLVLGNRTEFQRVASLLQDTVDFDIDVNASVFETNIRVVGGLLSAHMLAGRAGMELEPGWPCSGPLLRMAEDAARKLLPAFDTPSGMPYGTVNLLRGVSPSETPVTCTAGVGTFILEFAALSRLTGDPTFESAARRALTALWNTRSDIGLVGNHIDIVSRKWVAQDAGIGAGVDSYFEYLVKGAILLQDQELLSMFRAYDRAIQNYTRFDDWYLWVQMHKGSVTMPVFQSLEAFWPGLQSLLGNLDSAARTFQNYYSVWRQFGGLPEFYSITQGYTVDKREGYPLRPELMESAMYLFRATGDHTYLQFGLDAVESIERIAKTPCGYASVKDLRDHQLDNRMESFFLAETVKYLYLLFDPAHFLHGGGAEGDGSWEGGGASGQCVLGAGGFIFNTEAHPLDPAALHCCSRHAQERRELQHLLLGLTAPAGQSERPAAQSEDPPPSQSESIALKPGEKKAPPPLSCPVQPFGARLAVLGQVFSDNT; encoded by the exons GCAGCGCATCAAGTCCATGTTCTACCACGCCTACGACAGCTACCTGAGCAACGCCTTCCCCTACGATGAGCTCCGCCCACTCACCTGTGACGGACAGGACACCTGGGGCAG TTTCTCTCTGACTCTGATCGACGCCCTGGACACGCTGCTG GTTCTGGGGAACCGGACCGAGTTCCAGCGCGTGGCGTCGCTCCTCCAGGACACCGTAGACTTCGACATCGACGTCAACGCGTCCGTGTTTGAAACCAACATCAGAG TGGTGGGCGGCCTGCTGTCGGCCCACATGCTGGCGGGTCGGGCCGGGATGGAACTGGAGCCCGGCTGGCCCTGTTCCGGTCCGCTGCTCCGGATGGCCGAGGACGCAGCCCGCAAGCTGCTGCCAG CCTTCGATACGCCCAGCGGGATGCCGTACGGCACCGTGAACCTGCTGCGCGGCGTCAGTCCCAGCGAGACGCCGGTCACCTGCACCGCCGGCGTGGGAACCTTCATCCTGGAGTTCGCTGCGCTGAGCCGCCTCACTGGAGACCCGACGTTCGAGAGCGCGGCGCGGCGCGCGCTGACCGCCCTGTGGAACACCAGATCTGACATCGGACTG GTGGGGAACCACATCGACATCGTGTCCAGGAAGTGGGTGGCCCAGGATGCCGGCATCGGCGCCGGTGTCGACTCGTACTTTGAGTATCTGGTGAAAGGAGCCATCTTGCTGCAGGACCAGGAGCTTCTCAGCATGTTCCGAG CGTACGATCGGGCCATCCAGAACTACACGCGTTTCGATGACTGGTACCTGTGGGTCCAAATGCACAAAGGAAGCGTCACCATGCCGGTGTTCCAGAGCCTGGAGGCTTTCTGGCCCGGCCTGCAG TCTCTGCTGGGGAACTTGGACAGCGCCGCCAGAACCTTCCAGAACTATTACTCAGTGTGGAGGCAGTTTGGAGGCCTGCCGGAGTTTTATAGCATCACGCAGGGATACACAGTGGACAAGAGAGAGGGGTACCCTCTGAGACCAG AGCTGATGGAGAGCGCCATGTACCTGTTCAGAGCCACAGGTGATCACACCTACCTGCAGTTCGGCCTGGACGCCGTGGAGTCCATCGAACGCATCGCCAAGACGCCTTGCGGCTACGCCAGC gtcAAAGATCTCCGGGATCACCAGCTGGATAACAGGATGGAGTCGTTCTTCCTGGCTGAAACTGTCAAATACCTGTACCTGCTCTTTGACCCCGCCCACTTCCTGCACGGCGGGGGAGCGGAGGGGGACGGGTCGTGGGAGGGAGGCGGAGCCAGTGGCCAGTGTGTTCTGGGGGCCGGGGGGTTCATCTTCAACACTGAGGCTCATCCTCTGGACCCGGCGGCGCTGCACTGCTGCAGCCGCCATGCACAGGAGCGCCGAGAGCTGCAGCACCTGCTGCTGGGGCTGACGGCGCCCGCCGGCCAATCGGAGCGGCCTGCCGCTCAGTCAGAGGACCCTCCccccagccaatcagagagcatcGCTCTGAAGCCTGGAGAGAAGAAGGCCCCGCCCCCTCTCTCATGCCCCGTTCAGCCGTTCGGCGCTCGGCTCGCCGTCCTGGGCCAGGTCTTCTCTGATAACACCTGA